One Nitrospirota bacterium genomic region harbors:
- the hemH gene encoding ferrochelatase, with product MPGPQRPIAVLLMAMGGPDSLENVEPYLLDVRGGRATPPELVKEIRERYRLTGGKSPVLGITREVARKLEQKLNGPGGERFRVYVGLRHWHPYIKEAYAELLDDRPERLIGLCMAPQYSSMSIGAYVKKVEEARAELGGDFPVSYVQSWHKHPGLVKALAENVAAGLQKFPAEVRARVPVIFTAHSLPERILQMKDPYPEEVRGTMDAVCAQLGSVTARFAFQSQGRSGEKWLGPTVEAAIEELSREGHKHVLVAPIGFLSDHVEILYDVDIEFKKLAESLGMKLERIPMLNASAALVETLASVLEEHLASPVG from the coding sequence ATGCCGGGACCGCAGAGACCGATCGCCGTGTTGCTGATGGCCATGGGGGGACCGGACTCCCTGGAGAACGTGGAGCCGTACCTGCTGGACGTGCGCGGCGGCCGCGCCACCCCTCCCGAGCTGGTGAAAGAGATTCGCGAGCGCTACCGCCTCACGGGCGGCAAGTCGCCGGTGCTGGGGATCACGCGCGAGGTGGCGCGGAAGCTCGAGCAGAAACTCAACGGGCCGGGCGGGGAGCGGTTCCGGGTGTACGTCGGGCTGCGGCACTGGCATCCCTACATCAAGGAGGCCTACGCCGAGCTGCTGGACGACCGGCCGGAACGACTGATCGGCCTCTGCATGGCCCCCCAGTATTCCTCGATGAGCATCGGGGCCTACGTCAAGAAAGTGGAAGAGGCGCGGGCCGAGCTGGGCGGGGACTTCCCGGTCAGCTACGTGCAGAGCTGGCACAAGCATCCCGGACTGGTCAAGGCCCTGGCCGAGAACGTCGCGGCCGGACTCCAGAAGTTTCCCGCCGAGGTGCGCGCCAGGGTGCCCGTCATCTTTACGGCGCACAGCCTGCCGGAGCGCATCCTGCAGATGAAGGACCCCTATCCGGAAGAGGTCCGGGGAACCATGGACGCCGTCTGCGCGCAACTGGGCTCCGTGACCGCACGGTTCGCCTTCCAGAGCCAGGGACGCTCCGGCGAGAAGTGGCTGGGCCCGACCGTGGAGGCCGCGATCGAGGAGTTGAGCCGGGAGGGGCACAAGCACGTCCTCGTCGCCCCGATCGGCTTCCTCTCGGACCACGTCGAGATCCTCTACGACGTGGACATCGAGTTCAAGAAGCTGGCCGAGTCCCTCGGGATGAAACTGGAGCGCATCCCCATGCTCAACGCGAGCGCCGCGCTGGTCGAGACGCTGGCGTCCGTCCTGGAAGAACACCTCGCGTCGCCGGTCGGTTGA
- the hemE gene encoding uroporphyrinogen decarboxylase, with protein MNDRFLRACRREPVDCTPVWFMRQAGRYMKEYQAVRAKHSILEVCKTPELAAQVTLQPVERFPLDAAIIFADILLPLEAMGLSLEFAEGEGPVIHNPVRDRAAVERLAVTDGEELGYVAEAVRQARLALAGRVPLIGFAGAPFTLASYAIEGGGSRNYVLTKQFMYREPEAWHRLLDKLARVVTGYLRRQVGAGAQAVQLFDSWVGCLSPNDYAEYVLPHVRLIFEGLKRERVPLIHFGTGTAALLALMREAGGDVIGLDWRVQLDEAWAALGHDVAVQGNLDPVVLFAPLHEIERRVEDILTRAGGRPGHVFNLGHGILPNTPVEGVAAAVDLVHKLSQR; from the coding sequence ATGAACGACCGTTTTCTGAGAGCCTGCCGCCGGGAGCCGGTGGACTGCACGCCGGTCTGGTTCATGCGCCAGGCCGGCCGATACATGAAGGAGTATCAGGCGGTCCGGGCGAAACACTCGATTCTGGAGGTCTGCAAGACGCCCGAGCTCGCCGCGCAGGTCACGCTGCAGCCGGTGGAGCGGTTCCCGCTGGACGCCGCCATCATCTTCGCGGACATCCTCCTGCCGCTGGAGGCGATGGGGCTCTCGCTGGAATTCGCGGAGGGGGAGGGGCCGGTCATCCACAATCCGGTGCGTGACCGGGCCGCCGTCGAGCGACTCGCGGTGACGGACGGGGAGGAGCTGGGCTACGTGGCGGAGGCAGTCCGCCAGGCGAGGCTGGCCCTGGCCGGACGGGTGCCGCTCATCGGGTTCGCCGGCGCTCCGTTCACCCTCGCCAGCTATGCGATCGAAGGCGGCGGCTCCCGCAACTACGTCCTGACCAAGCAATTCATGTACCGGGAGCCGGAGGCCTGGCATCGGCTGCTGGACAAGCTGGCCCGGGTCGTGACCGGCTACCTGCGCCGCCAGGTCGGGGCGGGCGCCCAGGCCGTTCAACTGTTCGACAGTTGGGTCGGGTGCCTCTCGCCGAACGACTATGCGGAATACGTGTTGCCCCACGTCCGGCTGATCTTCGAGGGGCTGAAGCGGGAGCGGGTGCCCCTGATCCATTTCGGAACCGGCACTGCCGCGCTGCTCGCGCTCATGCGCGAGGCGGGCGGAGACGTGATCGGGCTGGACTGGCGCGTCCAGTTGGACGAGGCCTGGGCCGCGCTGGGCCACGACGTGGCGGTGCAGGGAAACCTGGACCCGGTCGTGCTCTTCGCCCCGCTGCACGAGATCGAGCGGCGAGTGGAGGACATCCTCACGCGCGCGGGCGGGCGGCCAGGACACGTGTTCAACCTCGGCCACGGGATCCTGCCGAACACGCCGGTCGAAGGGGTGGCGGCGGCGGTGGACCTGGTCCACAAATTGAGCCAACGCTAG
- the mazG gene encoding nucleoside triphosphate pyrophosphohydrolase, with protein sequence MSEQFDRLVQLMARLRAPDGCPWDRKQTHESLKPYLVEEAYEVLEAIDRQDSAHLREELGDLLLQILFHAQIGAEAGTFTIHEVVRLLADKLVRRHPHVFGDVSEPGQPANAEEVLGRWEEIKREERKRAGHPASDRPSSSLDGVPKTLPSLLRAFQIQARAARVGFDWPHTSQGREQVFGKITEELEELRAELDEPSSTAPDPRVEAEFGDVLFALVNLARMLKVNPEEALRKAVNRFAERFRYIESQAARSGRPLDEMTLAEMDVLWEEAKQRQG encoded by the coding sequence ATGTCCGAACAGTTCGATCGTCTCGTCCAGCTCATGGCGCGGCTCCGCGCCCCGGACGGCTGTCCGTGGGACCGGAAGCAAACCCATGAATCCCTGAAGCCGTACCTGGTCGAGGAAGCCTACGAAGTGCTGGAAGCCATCGACCGGCAGGATTCCGCGCACCTTCGGGAAGAGCTCGGAGACCTTCTCCTGCAGATTCTCTTTCACGCTCAGATCGGCGCGGAGGCCGGCACCTTCACGATCCACGAAGTCGTGCGGCTCCTGGCCGACAAGCTCGTGCGCCGCCACCCCCACGTCTTCGGCGACGTCTCGGAGCCGGGCCAGCCGGCGAACGCGGAAGAGGTGCTGGGCCGCTGGGAGGAGATCAAACGGGAAGAGCGCAAGCGGGCCGGGCACCCCGCCTCCGACCGTCCGAGTTCCAGCCTGGACGGGGTGCCCAAGACCCTGCCCTCCCTGCTTCGCGCCTTCCAGATCCAGGCCCGCGCCGCCCGCGTGGGGTTCGACTGGCCCCACACGAGCCAGGGGCGGGAACAGGTGTTCGGGAAGATCACGGAAGAGCTCGAGGAGCTTCGCGCCGAGCTGGACGAGCCGTCCTCGACCGCCCCCGATCCGCGGGTCGAAGCGGAATTCGGGGACGTGCTCTTCGCGCTGGTCAACCTGGCACGGATGCTGAAGGTCAACCCGGAAGAGGCGCTGCGGAAGGCCGTCAACCGGTTTGCCGAACGGTTCCGTTACATCGAGAGCCAGGCCGCCCGCTCGGGCCGCCCGCTGGACGAAATGACGCTGGCCGAAATGGACGTCCTCTGGGAAGAGGCGAAACAACGGCAAGGCTGA
- a CDS encoding DUF523 domain-containing protein: protein MAPQEQDRLADGPVLRIGVSRCLLGDAVRYDGGHKLDRFLIETLGRRVEWVPVCPEVEVGLGTPREPLQLVGDSRAPRLVTIDTAVDHTEAMSRFAHRRLGELEALGLSGFVFKSGSPSCGLAGVPLFDDQGTETRDGIGLFARAFMERFPLIPVEEEQRLHDPRALQTFLERAARYHWSRARK from the coding sequence ATGGCGCCCCAAGAGCAAGACCGCCTTGCCGATGGTCCGGTCCTCCGCATCGGCGTCAGCCGCTGCCTGCTCGGCGACGCGGTCCGCTACGACGGGGGGCACAAACTGGACCGGTTCCTGATCGAGACCCTCGGGCGGCGGGTGGAATGGGTTCCGGTGTGCCCCGAAGTGGAAGTCGGACTGGGCACTCCTCGCGAGCCGCTGCAACTGGTCGGCGATTCCCGCGCGCCCCGCCTCGTCACGATCGACACGGCGGTGGACCACACGGAGGCGATGTCCCGCTTTGCGCACCGGCGGCTCGGCGAGCTGGAAGCCCTGGGCCTCTCCGGCTTCGTCTTCAAGAGCGGCTCGCCGAGTTGCGGTCTCGCGGGAGTTCCTCTCTTCGACGATCAGGGAACGGAGACGCGTGACGGAATCGGCCTCTTCGCGCGGGCTTTTATGGAGCGGTTTCCTCTGATCCCCGTGGAGGAAGAACAGAGGCTGCACGATCCCCGCGCTCTGCAGACGTTTTTGGAACGGGCGGCCCGGTACCACTGGTCACGGGCCCGGAAATGA
- the hemG gene encoding protoporphyrinogen oxidase: MTDPHQQPKRVVVVGGGIAGLAAAFSLQELFARAGLPLACTVVEASASWGGKIATHRAGDFLIERGPDSFLSQKPAALELCAKLGLSDRLMNTSESERGSFVYSRGKLRQLPEGLVVFVPTKLGPFLRSGLLSWAGLARMGLDLVLPRRTSSGEDESLASFFTRRFGREAFERVIEPLMAGIYAGDAEQMSLRSTFPRFLELERKHRSLIRGLLAARGGGGRAGRREGPGRTMFVTLQGGLGELIEALVEKLEGTGVSLKAGERVTELRAPSVRSKVWTYDLVLGSGATMTADAVVLATPAYVTADLVRPLSRKAAEKLETIPYASTATVSLGYGTADLGPSVRGYGFVVPRAERRDLIAATWTWLKWAHRAPSAQALIRCYVGGVGREDLLKADDETLVRRVREELRTIAGVTAEPKFAEVARWERAMPQYVLGHQNRLEAVQVALNPFKGLYLTGSAYRGIGIPDCIKDGADTAALILQHFTEQHA; encoded by the coding sequence GTGACTGATCCGCACCAACAACCCAAGCGCGTGGTCGTCGTCGGCGGCGGGATCGCGGGCTTGGCCGCCGCCTTCTCGCTGCAGGAGCTGTTCGCCCGGGCCGGGCTCCCCCTGGCCTGCACCGTGGTCGAGGCCAGCGCCTCCTGGGGCGGGAAGATCGCGACCCACCGGGCTGGAGACTTCCTGATCGAGCGCGGGCCCGACTCCTTCCTGTCCCAGAAGCCGGCCGCGTTGGAGCTCTGCGCGAAGCTCGGGCTGTCCGACCGGCTGATGAACACGAGCGAGTCGGAGCGGGGCTCGTTCGTCTATTCGCGCGGCAAGCTCCGGCAGTTGCCCGAAGGGCTCGTGGTCTTCGTGCCCACCAAGCTGGGACCGTTCTTGCGGAGCGGGCTCCTGTCCTGGGCCGGCCTCGCGCGGATGGGACTGGACCTGGTGTTGCCCAGACGGACGAGCAGCGGGGAAGACGAGTCGCTGGCGTCGTTCTTCACGCGGCGGTTCGGGCGGGAGGCCTTCGAGCGCGTCATCGAGCCGCTGATGGCCGGCATCTACGCGGGCGACGCGGAGCAGATGAGCCTGCGCTCCACGTTCCCCCGTTTTCTCGAGCTGGAGCGGAAGCATCGGAGCCTGATTCGCGGGCTGCTCGCCGCGCGCGGAGGGGGCGGGCGGGCGGGGAGGCGCGAGGGGCCCGGGCGGACCATGTTCGTGACGCTCCAGGGGGGGCTGGGCGAGCTGATCGAGGCCCTGGTGGAGAAGCTCGAGGGGACGGGCGTCTCGCTGAAGGCCGGCGAGCGGGTCACGGAGCTGCGGGCCCCTTCCGTCCGCTCCAAGGTCTGGACCTACGACCTGGTTCTGGGCAGCGGCGCCACGATGACGGCCGATGCGGTGGTGCTGGCGACCCCGGCCTACGTCACGGCCGATCTGGTCCGGCCCCTCAGCCGGAAGGCGGCGGAGAAACTCGAGACGATTCCCTATGCCTCCACCGCGACCGTCTCGCTGGGCTACGGCACGGCCGACCTGGGGCCTTCGGTCCGGGGCTACGGGTTCGTCGTGCCGCGCGCGGAGCGACGGGACCTGATCGCGGCGACCTGGACGTGGTTGAAGTGGGCGCATCGTGCGCCGTCCGCTCAGGCCCTGATCCGGTGCTACGTCGGCGGGGTGGGACGCGAGGACCTCCTGAAGGCGGACGACGAGACGCTCGTCCGCCGCGTGCGTGAGGAGCTGCGGACGATCGCGGGGGTGACGGCCGAGCCGAAGTTTGCCGAGGTTGCCCGATGGGAGCGCGCGATGCCCCAGTATGTCCTCGGCCATCAGAATCGGCTGGAGGCCGTCCAGGTGGCGCTGAATCCCTTCAAGGGCCTCTATCTCACCGGCTCCGCCTACCGCGGCATCGGCATTCCCGATTGCATCAAGGACGGGGCGGATACCGCCGCCCTGATCCTCCAGCACTTTACGGAGCAGCACGCGTAA
- a CDS encoding rhodanese-like domain-containing protein — translation MEALLWALAGSGIAAALLAMRRSSRLSEEIKRLKREQYDTGGRLRQIAEEIREAVEPLRVHLAKVARGGTVPPEMILNGRLYLDVSAFEAQRMLEEAAGRDPRTVALVDVRTPREYAIKRLAGARLVPFEELDQRYRADIPDDAEKVLVYCASGERSRLACDFLARRGYTNLYHIRDGIQAWRGQTEGEGPVTLVQIERKT, via the coding sequence ATGGAGGCGTTGCTCTGGGCCTTGGCGGGGAGCGGCATCGCCGCCGCGCTGCTCGCCATGCGGCGGTCGTCCAGGCTGTCGGAGGAGATCAAGCGGCTGAAGCGCGAGCAGTACGACACGGGCGGCCGCCTCCGGCAGATCGCCGAGGAGATCCGGGAGGCGGTCGAACCCCTGCGGGTGCACCTGGCCAAGGTGGCACGGGGCGGGACCGTGCCGCCGGAGATGATCCTGAACGGCCGGCTCTACCTGGACGTGTCAGCGTTCGAGGCCCAGCGCATGCTGGAAGAGGCGGCCGGGCGCGATCCCAGAACCGTCGCGCTGGTGGACGTCCGCACGCCCCGGGAGTACGCGATCAAGCGGCTGGCCGGCGCCAGGCTGGTGCCGTTCGAGGAATTGGATCAACGATACCGGGCGGACATTCCGGACGACGCGGAGAAGGTCCTGGTCTATTGCGCGAGCGGGGAGCGAAGCCGCTTGGCCTGCGACTTTCTCGCCCGGCGCGGCTACACCAACCTCTACCACATCCGGGATGGGATACAGGCCTGGCGCGGCCAGACGGAAGGCGAAGGCCCGGTGACCCTCGTCCAAATCGAGCGGAAGACGTAG
- a CDS encoding TIGR01777 family oxidoreductase — MNIVIAGGTGFIGRTLCRSLAQDGHRVTVLSRNPGKAARLLGPSADAVGWDARTRGAWERVLDGADAVVNLAGEPIAEARWTAARKRLLRDSRIGSTRLLVEALGSLIIRPPLLLNASAIGYYGPGDSRPMTEETPAGSGFLADLCVAWEREARQAESLGLRVVRLRTGMVLGEDGGALPRMLLPFRLFLGGPVAPGTQWMSWIHRTDLVGLIQWILRDRTVAGAVNGVAPGAVTMIEFCRTLGRVLHRPSWLPVPRFVLTLAIGELATLLTTGPRVEPAAAVRGGYQFRYSTLEPALGDILSR; from the coding sequence ATGAACATCGTCATCGCCGGCGGGACCGGCTTCATCGGCCGCACGCTCTGCCGGAGCCTGGCCCAGGACGGGCATCGGGTCACGGTCCTCTCCCGGAACCCGGGGAAGGCCGCCCGCCTCCTGGGACCATCCGCTGACGCGGTCGGCTGGGACGCCCGCACGCGCGGCGCCTGGGAGCGGGTCCTGGACGGAGCCGACGCGGTCGTCAACCTGGCCGGCGAGCCGATCGCCGAGGCCCGCTGGACGGCGGCGCGCAAGCGGCTCCTGCGCGACAGCCGCATCGGGAGCACCAGGCTGCTGGTCGAGGCCCTCGGCTCGCTCATCATCAGGCCGCCCCTACTGCTGAACGCCTCCGCCATCGGCTACTATGGTCCCGGCGATTCCCGGCCGATGACCGAAGAGACGCCGGCCGGATCCGGCTTCCTCGCGGACCTCTGCGTGGCCTGGGAGCGGGAGGCTCGACAGGCCGAATCGCTCGGCCTGCGGGTGGTGCGGCTCCGGACCGGCATGGTCCTCGGCGAGGACGGAGGCGCCCTGCCCCGGATGCTCCTTCCCTTCCGGCTGTTCCTCGGCGGGCCCGTCGCGCCGGGGACGCAATGGATGTCCTGGATTCACCGGACTGACCTCGTCGGGCTCATCCAATGGATCCTGCGCGATCGGACCGTCGCGGGAGCGGTCAACGGCGTCGCCCCCGGAGCCGTGACCATGATCGAGTTCTGCCGCACACTCGGGCGAGTCCTCCACCGGCCTTCCTGGCTGCCGGTCCCGCGATTCGTCCTGACCCTGGCCATCGGGGAATTGGCAACCCTGCTGACCACCGGCCCCCGCGTGGAACCGGCAGCCGCCGTGCGCGGCGGCTACCAGTTCCGTTACTCGACGCTGGAGCCGGCCCTCGGAGACATCCTTTCCCGTTGA
- a CDS encoding DUF1844 domain-containing protein has product MSAQEGEGFVVRDRRSRSEEGGAPSAGQTSAADSARQAQPDPSAFSQEAAHQHEPGPPVTFSSFVFSLGTSALMLMGEQLDPRQERLPVNLTQAKEIIDILSVLEGKTKGNLTSEEQAVLAEMLYALRMKYVSLASPSAGSGVR; this is encoded by the coding sequence ATGAGCGCGCAGGAAGGCGAAGGATTTGTCGTGCGCGACCGTCGTTCCCGCTCCGAGGAGGGCGGGGCGCCGTCGGCCGGGCAAACGTCCGCCGCCGACTCCGCTCGGCAGGCCCAGCCCGATCCTTCGGCCTTCTCTCAAGAAGCCGCTCACCAGCATGAGCCAGGCCCTCCGGTCACGTTCTCCTCGTTCGTGTTTTCGCTCGGCACCTCGGCGCTGATGCTCATGGGGGAGCAGTTGGATCCCCGGCAGGAGCGCTTGCCGGTCAACCTGACCCAGGCCAAGGAAATCATCGACATCCTCTCGGTGCTGGAGGGCAAGACCAAAGGAAACTTGACCTCCGAAGAACAGGCGGTGCTCGCGGAGATGCTGTACGCCCTGCGCATGAAGTACGTGAGTCTGGCCTCACCGTCCGCAGGGTCCGGCGTCCGCTAG
- a CDS encoding sigma-54 dependent transcriptional regulator, which yields MAESILIVDDEPGILNSLSKILEDEGYQVTTAKSGADALKLVATEPPDLVLLDIWMPEMDGLEVLKRAKEQSPRLQVMMMSGHGSIETAVKAIKLGAYDFIEKPLSLENVTLRVRHALDQRRLEEENLKLRTKVERRYELVGTSPVMQRMRQLIATAGPTNGRVLISGENGTGKELVARAIHLQSPRAGKPFVAVNCAAIPETLIESELLGHERGAFTGATTQKRGQFELADGGTLFLDEIGDMSLSTQAKVLRVLQEQQFTRVGGSKLIKVDVRVIAASNKDLPKEIEKGTFREDLYYRLNVLPIEVPPLRERKEDIPLLVKHFLRVAAEEQGLKVKDIEQGALDVLQQYDWPGNIRELRNLVERLLIMVTGPVIDASHVSVFLESKPGAQAPAQASSIAVAAKTYGSLRDARNAFEREYIARKLREHNWNVSKTAEDLKIERSHLHRKIKLLGVELRPES from the coding sequence ATGGCGGAGTCGATTCTGATCGTGGACGATGAGCCGGGGATCCTGAATTCCCTGAGCAAGATCCTGGAAGACGAGGGCTACCAGGTGACGACGGCGAAGAGCGGGGCCGATGCCCTCAAGCTCGTCGCGACCGAGCCGCCGGACCTCGTCCTGCTGGACATCTGGATGCCCGAGATGGACGGGCTGGAGGTCCTCAAGCGGGCCAAGGAGCAGTCTCCCAGGCTGCAGGTCATGATGATGTCGGGGCACGGGTCCATCGAGACCGCCGTCAAGGCGATCAAGCTGGGGGCCTACGACTTCATCGAGAAGCCGCTCTCGCTGGAGAACGTGACCCTGCGGGTCCGGCACGCGCTGGACCAGCGCCGGCTGGAGGAGGAGAACCTCAAGCTGCGGACCAAGGTGGAGCGGCGCTACGAGCTGGTCGGCACCTCGCCGGTCATGCAGCGGATGCGGCAGCTCATCGCCACGGCGGGCCCCACGAACGGGCGCGTGCTGATCTCCGGCGAGAACGGGACCGGCAAGGAGCTGGTGGCCCGGGCCATCCACCTGCAAAGCCCCCGCGCCGGCAAGCCGTTCGTCGCGGTCAACTGCGCGGCCATCCCGGAGACCCTGATCGAGAGCGAGCTGCTCGGCCACGAACGGGGGGCGTTCACGGGCGCGACGACCCAGAAGCGCGGGCAGTTCGAGCTGGCCGACGGCGGCACGCTGTTCCTGGACGAGATCGGCGACATGAGCCTGAGCACGCAGGCCAAGGTGCTGCGGGTGCTGCAGGAACAGCAGTTCACCCGCGTCGGCGGCAGCAAGCTGATCAAGGTGGACGTGCGGGTGATCGCGGCTTCGAACAAGGATCTCCCCAAGGAGATCGAGAAGGGGACCTTCCGCGAGGACCTCTATTACCGGCTGAACGTGCTGCCGATCGAGGTGCCGCCCCTGCGGGAGCGCAAGGAGGACATTCCGCTGCTCGTGAAGCACTTCCTCCGCGTGGCCGCGGAGGAGCAGGGGCTGAAGGTGAAGGACATCGAGCAGGGCGCGCTGGACGTGCTGCAGCAGTACGACTGGCCGGGCAACATCCGCGAATTGCGCAACCTGGTCGAGCGGCTGCTGATCATGGTGACCGGCCCGGTGATCGACGCCTCGCACGTCTCGGTGTTCCTGGAGTCCAAGCCGGGCGCCCAGGCCCCGGCGCAGGCCTCCTCGATCGCGGTGGCCGCCAAGACCTACGGCTCCCTCCGCGACGCCCGCAACGCCTTCGAGCGCGAGTACATCGCCCGCAAGCTCCGCGAGCACAACTGGAACGTCTCCAAGACGGCCGAGGACCTCAAGATCGAGCGGAGCCACCTGCACCGGAAGATCAAGCTGCTGGGGGTGGAACTCCGCCCCGAAAGCTGA
- a CDS encoding ATP-binding protein, with amino-acid sequence MPDPKLVETQRRAESATEAERHRYHLRPVWIVLFLLIPCLALTVYYSQDTAQYAVPGGAQAILPSPNYAFVLLLVNLDLIGLVVLTLLLSRNLIKAYFERRHRLVGAGFRAKLVAAFIGFSLIPTVLLAFVASGLVNKAVDVWFNEQVEQVLKDSYDVARMHHEGHATLAMNSARAISREIFREDLLIPEQRELLASAMGRKRAEYNLAGVEVYSAKMEVLARAVDPEVPAPVLDLPIGQLVLQALRGNQELTSAQEAQTGRLIRAAVPIASSEREGGADGVVVVDAYVPESLLTKMEGISRQYTQYREVKAMRNPIKAGAYLFVSIITVMILFGATWFGFYVARGITVPIQRLAEATETIAKGNLNVRIAVKATDEIGTLVDSFNRMTEDLRTSKSKLEEANVSLRQSNVELDRRRAYTQAVVDTIAAGVLSIDRGGVINTFNPSAERIVGVWGDQVRGRPVNEVFKELGLDLFQNAYDRMLGEGRGSLSLEGPVEIKGKFLTVGLNCSRMKDEAGKDLGLVFVFEDLTELIKAQKVAAWKEVAQRIAHEIKNPLTPIQLSAQRLRKKFAEKAADFESVFDESTEVIVNEVTGLKRMVDEFSKFARMPAPQMSRESLHDVIREVVTLYSGAHRDIEFVVSLDETLPPVNLDREQMNRVFVNLFDNAIQAMNQKGRLWVTTQFDTKRRRAVVSVADEGMGINQDDQDKLFVPYFSRKRTGTGLGLAIVQRIVTDHDGQIRAANNVPKGAVFTFELPV; translated from the coding sequence ATGCCCGATCCCAAGTTGGTCGAAACGCAGCGGCGCGCGGAGTCGGCCACCGAGGCCGAGCGGCACCGGTACCATCTGCGTCCGGTCTGGATCGTCCTGTTCCTGCTCATCCCCTGCCTGGCGCTGACGGTCTACTATTCCCAGGACACGGCTCAGTACGCGGTGCCCGGCGGCGCGCAAGCGATTCTGCCGAGCCCCAACTACGCCTTCGTCCTGCTCCTGGTCAATCTGGACCTGATCGGGCTCGTCGTCCTCACCCTGCTCCTCTCCCGGAATCTGATCAAGGCGTACTTCGAGCGCCGGCACCGGCTGGTCGGCGCCGGATTCCGGGCCAAGCTGGTGGCGGCCTTCATCGGGTTCTCCCTGATTCCCACCGTGCTGCTCGCGTTCGTGGCCAGCGGGCTGGTGAACAAGGCCGTGGACGTGTGGTTCAACGAGCAGGTCGAACAGGTCCTGAAAGATTCCTACGACGTGGCCCGGATGCACCACGAGGGCCATGCGACGCTCGCGATGAACAGTGCGAGAGCGATCAGCCGGGAGATCTTCCGCGAGGACCTGCTCATCCCCGAGCAGCGGGAGCTGCTGGCGTCGGCCATGGGCCGGAAGCGGGCGGAGTACAACCTGGCCGGCGTAGAGGTCTATTCCGCCAAGATGGAGGTCCTGGCCAGGGCGGTGGACCCGGAGGTGCCGGCGCCCGTGCTGGACCTGCCGATCGGGCAACTGGTCCTGCAGGCGCTGCGCGGCAACCAGGAGCTGACTTCGGCGCAGGAAGCCCAGACCGGACGCTTGATCCGGGCGGCGGTCCCGATCGCCTCGAGCGAGCGGGAGGGGGGAGCCGACGGGGTGGTCGTCGTGGACGCCTACGTGCCGGAGTCGCTGCTGACGAAGATGGAGGGCATCTCGCGCCAGTACACCCAGTACCGGGAAGTGAAGGCCATGCGGAACCCGATCAAGGCCGGGGCCTACCTGTTCGTCTCGATCATCACGGTCATGATCCTCTTCGGCGCGACTTGGTTCGGGTTCTACGTGGCCCGCGGCATCACCGTGCCGATCCAACGCCTGGCGGAGGCGACCGAGACGATTGCGAAGGGGAACCTGAACGTGCGCATCGCGGTCAAGGCCACGGACGAGATCGGCACGCTTGTGGACTCCTTCAACCGGATGACCGAGGACCTCCGGACCAGCAAGTCGAAGCTGGAGGAGGCCAACGTCTCGCTCCGGCAGTCGAACGTCGAGCTGGACCGCCGGCGGGCCTACACGCAGGCGGTGGTGGACACGATCGCCGCCGGGGTCCTGTCCATTGACCGGGGCGGCGTGATCAACACCTTCAACCCCTCGGCCGAGCGGATCGTCGGCGTGTGGGGGGACCAGGTGCGCGGGCGCCCCGTCAACGAGGTGTTCAAGGAGTTGGGCCTGGACCTGTTTCAGAACGCCTACGACCGCATGTTGGGCGAAGGGCGCGGCAGCCTGTCGCTCGAAGGGCCCGTGGAGATCAAGGGCAAGTTCCTGACGGTCGGGCTCAACTGCTCGCGCATGAAGGACGAGGCGGGGAAGGACCTCGGCCTCGTGTTCGTGTTCGAGGACCTCACCGAGCTGATCAAGGCCCAGAAGGTGGCGGCCTGGAAGGAGGTGGCGCAGCGCATCGCGCACGAGATCAAGAACCCGCTGACGCCCATCCAACTCTCGGCCCAGCGCCTGCGCAAGAAGTTCGCGGAGAAGGCGGCGGATTTCGAGTCGGTCTTCGACGAATCCACCGAGGTCATCGTCAACGAGGTCACCGGCCTGAAGCGGATGGTGGACGAGTTCTCCAAGTTCGCGCGGATGCCGGCCCCCCAGATGTCCCGGGAGTCGCTCCACGACGTCATCCGCGAGGTCGTGACGCTGTACAGCGGGGCCCACCGCGACATCGAGTTCGTGGTGTCGCTGGATGAGACGCTGCCCCCGGTGAACCTGGACCGGGAGCAGATGAACCGCGTGTTCGTCAACCTGTTCGACAACGCCATCCAGGCCATGAACCAGAAGGGCCGCCTGTGGGTCACGACCCAGTTCGACACGAAGCGGCGCCGGGCGGTCGTCAGCGTGGCGGACGAAGGGATGGGGATCAACCAAGACGACCAGGACAAGCTGTTCGTGCCGTATTTTTCACGGAAGCGGACCGGCACCGGGCTGGGTCTGGCGATCGTGCAACGCATCGTCACCGACCACGACGGCCAGATCCGGGCCGCCAACAACGTGCCCAAGGGAGCGGTCTTCACGTTCGAGCTGCCTGTCTGA